The Setaria viridis chromosome 6, Setaria_viridis_v4.0, whole genome shotgun sequence genome includes the window AATAGAAAATAACTTTCAGCTATGTGTAGCAGAGGGTGGAGTTGTCGCCCATTCCACAGAATGAACCATAGCACCGGGAATCATAAACAAGTATAAATGAAAGCAAGATTGAATACACTTATAgttggtactcaacaaatcCTAGCGTTGAAGTTATATTAAGTGCAGGGAATGATCAAGGAAAGGGGTACAAGGTTGGATTCTATTATTAAACCTATTTTATGCAAGGTGAGGTAATTTTTGGAAAAGGAGGTAAAGGAAGAATCAATTTTATTATGTTGTTGGTCCTAGAGGGGGAATGTTACCTTCCCTACCAGTTCCTATATTTTAAGGAGCCCAGGGTCCTACTGAGCCGGCATATGCCTCATTCTCAAATTACTCTCTTTGGGTCTTGGCCCTTTCTTACCATCATAAACACATGATTACTAATCAACGGGAGCTTTGACTATGTGGGCTCGTGACCATGAGCCTCGGCTATCCGGATAGATTTATGATTTTGCAGAGTTTGTACACTTACCCATACGTCCGATCAGCCCATACCTTGGCCTAAGGCGGTACTGACCTATGAGATCCATACCCATCCGTGCCTATCTCTAGGCAgcattccctaggtccatccacgGACACACTAGGGTCTAAACATGGGAGACTATCATCCGCTACGCGGATATCAACCCAAAAAAATGTGCACAAAATAAACAGGACCTCTGCCCTCAGGGTCTCCGACCCTCTCAGCCAACCCGTGCCGACCAGACCTGGGACTATGCGAAGGTGATGCTCAAGCATATCCTTTGCCCACCATGACCCTTGGGATGGATTACTAGGTTGAGCTAGTAGGGTGTGAACCAAGGCCTCACATAAACAGGCACTCCCGATGGTTGTACCATTTTAGCACGTATGGTTGCACatttcactagaaagactttcctGAGAACTGATCCTTATATGACCGGAGTAAGCATTGGGATAAAATCATCCAATGAGGATGCCCCCTTACTCCCCTATCCTGTCCTTAGGGGTTTCTAACTCTTTAGTTGGTTCATTTTATTTACTAAACTCATACATTTGGGGTTTTCATAAAATTATTATATATGAAGTATTCCTAAGGAGTTCTATTTCTAGAATAATGCTCGATCATCAATCAAGTCGTGACCGGGGTCAACCATAGGGTTTTTGGGTTAGAGCGTCTTCAAGACAAggcaagaagaaaaataaaagtggGTTGTTCCTTTGATCTTGAAGAATATGCAAGTCAAGTTATTATCTTGGTGAATTCTAATATTTAAGAAAAATATAGGATAAAAAATGCTCAAGGGGTGGATctaggacttgccttcattGACGTTTCCTAGGTTGACTAGGGGCTCAGCTTCTTGCCTTTTGGATCCGCAGTTTCTTGTTGGAGCCTAGTCGGGCTAACATTCTACGCGCCTTCTAGACGGCCGGATCTTCGGCTTCTTATCTTCTGGATCCTAGTCTTCCAGCCAGTGTATCCCTGGCTCAAACAAAGATGCAAACAAGCAAACAATTCTAACAATCAATTTCTAGCAATCAATATATGactaaagaaaatggaaaagaatGGATGATGGACACTTTAGGAATTATCATATTTCTAAAGGATAATCCCTGAATAAAAGATGAATGgtttattaattatttagaaataagtttctaaataattaattgaTAGAATGGTTGAATTTTCAAAAGATTTCTAAGAAATTATGAATGGATTTCCTAGGGTTTTGGATGGGTGGCATGATGGCTAGGTTTTGTTGATATCTAGGGTTTTGGTTAGGCAGCTTATCGGCTGGATTTAGTTGGCATATTTGATTTGAATTGGGCAGCATCTCGGCTAGATTGGGTTGGTACACGAGGTTTGGATTGGGCAGCACAACGACTATGTTTTAGAATAGATTTTAGGAATAATTTGGGTGTTGAGTGGTGAGTGGATTTCAAGGCTAGGAAACTTGTATGACAAGCTCGGCTTTGACCCTATGGCAGGTGGAGCTGGCCAAATTTCTTTATCTAGGGTAGGGGTGGAACTTGAGAGCTTGTGCGACAGTTGGTTTGTCCTAGACAGTTGGTTTGTCCTGGTACTAGGGGATAGTAAACCTAGCTACAGACGCAGTCGGGCAAGATCAAGTAGAAGCCAAAGAGCTCGTACGATGGACATCACTTGCCCCGGTGCTAGGGGATAGCGTACATGGCAACAGATGGGTCTGGTACAAGATTAGGCAAATGGAGGTCAGAGCTTGTTCAGCAGACTCACTTCAGCCTCTAGGGCACAGGCTGAATAAGATGACTTGGATGGGCATGGAAATAGGCTTCGGTGGCTCTAagatatttttaggaatttACCTAGGTTTTTTGAATATGGATGGACAAGATGCGAATTCTTGGGTACGCTTATACAAGGTTTTCTATTTACGTGGGAGGATGATATTTTAGAAAAGGGTTCATATGGGATGAACTATGGGAAAGAAGGACATGAATAGGCTTAGATTATTTTGTAatatttttaggaatttttGTGGAATTttaggaatcaaagaagatctcTAAATAAAGTTTGGGGTACTTGTATGGGTGGACCTAGCAATTTCATTTGTGCTGACTCAGGGGGCGGGGGCCACGGCTATTATGCTGTGGGCCCACACATCAAGTTaagggggggagagagaagatGGAGGAGATGACGGGGGTGGATGGCGCATACCGTTTCGAGGCGCCGGCAGCGGGTGGCGTCGCTGTGCTGGCTCGCTGGAGGACGCCGATATGGCGTTCCCGGCCACCTCTGGCGATGTGGGTGGCACCAAAATGGAGCGGGGTGCAAGGGGAACCCGTCTAGGGAGTcgtggaggggaggaggaggccggaggTAGGGTGGCCACGGGAGGTCGGAGCTTCAAGCTTGGCTTGGCGGGGTGTGTCGGGAAGAAGAGGTTAGCACCGCGCGGAGATCCTTAGCTTTGACCTGGCCTGGCTCtagggcgtggcggcgggtggaggaggcgtGGTGTGTTCCTAGAGAGTGGAGGAAATGGTACGGTACCTAGGGGATAGGATGCGGCCCGCCTCGGTGGTGCGAGGCTCCGCCAAAGGGtaaggcggctatttatagccgggGAGGAGGGATGTGGATCCGCCACATTGCGTCGAGGATGAGGACGGGGCAAGGTGGTGTGGTGGATGAGACCGGCGAGGGGGTGTGCACGGCGGAGGTAAGGATAAGGGCGGGCGGCATAATGATGGTTGGTAGCAGGGTGAGATGGATGAGGTGGGGGGGATGGCTTGGCTGCCATGGTGTCAGAGGAGGgatagggaggagagggggatGCACGGTGGGGTAGCGTGGATGTTACTATGGCGGAGGATTGCAGCGGTGTGGGGGACGGCAACGGTGCAGCACGGTGGCAGGTGCTGGAGCGGTGCCGGTGCTGGCATCAACAGGGCGAGGGGGAGTGGATCTAGTGTTGCACGGCGCAGCGGAGCGAGACAGCGTGCGGTGGCGTgatgcggcggtggcgctgtgggCATGTAGAGGCAGGCCGCGTGGGCTGTTCGCTGGCGAGCTGGGCCGGGTGGGCCGCAGAGTGTGTGTGCTGGGCCGGATGGCCTACCGTGCGTGCGGAGGAGAAAAGGAGCTGGGCCGGGATGGAAGTAGAGCGCTCTGAGTCTTGAAGTTGGCGGCCTGGTTAAGAGTTTGAGGGATTTCCTATTTATTCAAAGACGAGTTcggattcaaatttgaaataggTTTCAAATTTGGATTAGATTTGAATATTTGTTTCTAGGATTTTTATAAAGGTTTGTTTAGAAATTAATATTCAAACTAAGTCTGAATATTTATTCCAGGATATTTGGGAAAAGTGATACTATTTCTAGGATTTAGAAGGAATATTCCTAAGGTTGAGAAAAGGAGAAAGCTAGAGCAATCAAATGCAACACATATGCTCATATTCATGCAAGGTTTACTCGTAAAACAAGTTTTGAATATTTGGTAGAGAGAAGGTATGTTTAATTtaaagaaaatttttaaaaaaattatttttttaaatgctctaaaaagcgGGATGCTACAGACGAGATCTAGGCAGTAAGACCGGGAGCGACGGCGTGGGGCTGGCCgcaaggagcggcagcggcagagCGGAGAGCCGTAGCGGGGAGCAGGAGTGACGGTGTGGAGGTCTAGCCGTGGGGAGCAGTGGCGGCAGCGAGGGGGCCGGCTGTGGGAAGcagcggcggtgcggggggcgACCGTGGGGAGCCAAAGCAGCATTGCGAGCAGCTAACCGCGGCGGCGCATGGCCGGCCGGCGATGGCATAAAGCCGGAGCTGCGGCACGGGGAGGTCGAGCGGCGACGCAGGAAGCTAGCCACAAGGATCTCGACTTCTCGAGCGGCGACCCCGGCCTCTGTCGAGCGGTGCAGGTTGAATGTGGCCCGAGCACGACATGGTGGCCATGTCATCCCGACCGGCCTGGCACGAAAATGGGCCATGGGCCCATGCCTGGGCCATCGGTGCAGCTCATGGattggcacggcacggcacggtggCGTTGTAGTGCCGGGTCAAGCCTGGCACAAAGATGGTCGGGCGTTGCTAGGGTCGTGCCGGACCGGGCCGGGAGGCAATAGGTTAATGTTCACCAAATCTTTCAGGCAATAGGTTCAAACTGTAGTTGCTGGGGTGCTTGCTGGAGTGCTTGGCACCACGGGAGGTCGCAATGGAGCGCGGGGAACTTGCGCAGCGCTAGCCTTCTTTGACATGCGCACCTTACTCGGTGCCGGCGCGGACGTTGCGGCACCTCCCGAAACAGTAGGATGAGGGCCTTCGATGACAGCAGCTCCGGATGAGAGCCGGAGGTTCCATGGGCACGGCAGCTCACTGGCCTCCCTCACGACCGCCGGTTCACTCTCTTGGAGAAGAAAATGGTGCCAAGCAGAATCCTTTTCCGTCCAAATCCCGTGGCTGGCAGTGAAGAGAAAAGGAGGAAACATGAAGTCTGATCATTGCCGTTTCTCCTCAATTGGATGGCTCAGATGCCCTTACCGCTTAAGTTGCAGTGATAGTACCTATCGGCGGGGTggggcggccgccccagctacCAGCCGGCGAGCATTAGTAACCCCCTCTCCTCTTCATCGAGACATCGAGTTCCGCGTTCTGCCGCTGCTGCAAGCAGATAGGAGGCGGAGAAGAAGTGTGCTGCTGCTAGAGAAGATCGGAGAATAAAAGATGCCAAGAGGTATGGGCATGGTGGGCCGAACTCAGTACTGCAGCTCTACAGAGCCCAACTCGCCCTAGGATGCATAGGACGGAGTGACGGACCGCCATGGAGACCATCGTGGACTCGTCGTGGTGGAGCTCCTTCCATATAATTCCATCCGATGCTCACGCTCCTCTTTTCTCAAATTCCCTTGGTTACTTGTTGCTCGATTGCTCTCTATATCAGCTCAGCTCAATTCCCTTTTGTTGCCTATTGATCGGCTCATTTTACTCAGTTTCTTTAAAGTGTAGCCAAAGTCAACAATATCTTATGTTACTCAACCTGAAATATGTAGCCCCAGCGAAAATTTTCAGTCACTGCACACAATCTGTGTCCATCCGAGCACTCTTCGCCGTGCAGGCTAGGTCACAGTCGCGTACGCTTTGTCCCTTTGGTTGTATCTTGTTTCTGCAGCTAGCCCTCGACATCCACATGACGTTGCTACCATCATCTCGGATCCTCCTCCTGTTGTCATGTAGCACCACCTCACCAGCCCTAGGGTTGGAACGTGACGGCCACAGTACCGAGCCACCCCGGAAATCCTCGGGTGACAACGGTTACCAATCGAGCACGGCCGCCGGATCAAACGAGACGGCGACGGGGCCATTCGACCGTTGCCACGCGCCGAGCAAATGCATTGGCTGCACCGCGCTTTCCACCAGCAAGTACGCCTGCTGACCACCGTCCAACCGGACACCTTCTCTGCACGCTGGTTTTGATGAGGATCTGTATGCAGCGATCTTGCATTGACAATCCATTTCCTCCTTGTCTCTAGTGCAGCGCTTCAGTTTCTCTGTTGCTTTGGGCATTCAACTAACGGCGCTAGACACACTTTAAATGACGCTCAATGCGATCTTGCAATGCTAATCCATTTAAATGACGCTAGACACCTTAAGCCCCTGTTTGTTTTCCTGTACAGATTATATAATATGAGCTGGACACAAATAAGCCATGGGGTGTTTGGCAACCTAGATTATTGGAGGTCCAGATTATTGGTTTGGAATGTTTATTCCCTAAAATGTCCTTGTTGCTACTATGGTTGTAATGGCAATTGAGGGTAATTTCGTTCAAGTGGTATGAATAGTATGGTAAAAAACtgaaaataatctgaaataagcatATCTTGGGTAGGTTATATGAGATTATGATAAGATTATATAAtttaaattataatttataGTGTTCGTTGTCCATGCTAGATTATAAATTATATAATCTAGAGGATTATAATCTGAAACAAATAGGGTCTAAGATAGTTTCTCTCTCAGTTTTAATCATTTAAATCAGGAAGAAAAGGTTAATAAAGAGAGGTATAAAGATTAGTAGGGTGGATGTGATCGATAAGATATCTATGCCAAATTTTCAAAAAGATTAGGCGTCTCCGGCGGGCGCAGCGGCAACTCCGGCAGAATGACAAACTTGAAGAAGACATCCGAGCACTCTTTGCCATGCCGGCCACTGCAGTCACCGTACGTACGCTTTGTCCATTGGTCGTATCTTGTTGCTGCAGCCCTGGACACATCCACATGACGTTGCTACCATCATCTCCTCCTGTTGTCCGGTTACAAACCCACCCCAGCAGCTCCAGCCACCAGGGTTTGAAACGTGACAGGCGGCACTGAGCCAGCAACATCGCTTCGAGGATTCCCGTGCACATGCATGGGGTACTTGTGTAGCCATATGGATCCTCCGGAAGGCCCGAACTCAATGCGCTGCAGTAGTTTGTCGTCGGTAGTTTGGGGCTTTGGGCACTGAACGCTCATGCCAACTCTACTCTGACCTTGGGCAGCTGGCCAGGGCAACACAGCATCAATAACGAACGGTCTTGGAAGCGGGGCACCAAGTGACATTCGAACACTCTTTGCCTGCCGCAGTCACGTACGCTTTGTCCCTTTTGTacccttgctgctgctgcagcgcaCTACAGCCTCGGACATCCACCATGGCAAACGGCCTCTACTCCCTGCAGGCTCCTGTACAAGTAGGAGTGTACAACCCAATCCATGCACCAGAACCAGCAGGTTTGGAACATCGAGGATTGCCAAGCATGAATTAATGGGCGGATCATCAGAACCCAGAAAGAGTCCAGGACCAAGGTCAAACAAACGGGACGAAGACGACGGGGCCATTCCACCATTGGCCACGCGCCTGCCGAGCCCTGGCTGCACCGCGCTTTCCACCGCCCAGTCTAGGGTCAAAAGACTGCAAGGAGTAGCAGTCTGGCGCGGACGACGTCACCGGAGTTCCTGTCCCGTAGCCTGCGCTGCGCCACCTTTCCTCCCCCGCCAACACTGTACCACGCGCGCGTCTCTGCACGGGTTCTGAACTTCCGGCACGCGCGGAATCGGCACCGTGTGGTCTCCCTTCTTTCTTTACGCGTCCAAACCTGCGCCACGGACCAtgccggcggcaatggcggcgccaccgccggcggagcactcgccgccgcctcctaaaCGAACGTGAGGTGCCGCCACCGATTTGGGTTAAGATGAACATGCATCGGAACAATGTTTTGCTTGCCGCGGTTAAGCTGTGTCCCTTCCTTTGCATCTTCTATATGCTCCGTATCTCCTTACCCTATACTTCAGACCTATGGGAGCACTATTTAGCTTAACATAaatgatattattttttttgtcaatcTTGTTTGCACTTGTTTTTCCGGGAATATGCATTGGATCATTTTATACGCCTTATTTCATATCATGCTCTGGAGTATGGAGATCTTCGTGAAAAACGCATGGCCGGCTATGCTTCTAAAATGTTCGACATTATTTTGGCAAGATTGTGTGTCGTCTCTTCTACAAAAACGGGAACTGCCCCCAACCGAGAACTAACGACGTCACCGCATTTTCTGGGGAGAAAGAAAGAGCAATGAAGGTTTGAGAAAACCAAGAGTCTCGCGCTAGTCCGCGTCGAATCCATCTTCTTCCCTCTCACGAGCAGCCACCGCTACTCAAACCGCGCCACCCCAAGCGGCCGCCGGCCAACTGATCGCCCGGCGGCCCCCAATGGTGGTGCCGCGGGagccggcggccaccgcgcaGGTCAGCGTCGGCGGCTTCCGCACCGGCCTCTCGGCGCGTGGCCTCGCCGACCACCTGGAGTCCGTCGCCGGCAGGGTCTGGCGATGCCGGGTCAAGGCCTCTTGTGCGCCGCCCGACACCTACCCCGACTTCCAgttccagcgccgccgccgcctcctccctgccGCGGACGCGtccggccgggcggcgccgtcgcggagCCCGTCCTacacgccgcgccggcgccgggccccGGACGGTgactacgacgacgacgacggcgacggcgacgcggcgtTCCGGggcgcgccgtcgccgtgccgTCCCGCGGCCCCACCGCACGCCTTCGTCCACTTCGCGCACCCggaggccgcgcgccgcgccgccgccgggtccgAGCTCATCGTGCGCGCCCAGAACGGCAACGGCTCCGCCCGCGCGGCGGCCCGCCACCGGGACACCGCCGAGCCGTTCCGCTTCGCGGGCTCGCGCGTCGAGCTGGGCAACCTCTGGGCGCCCGACGCCTTCGCCGTCGCCTGGCGCGCCCCGGAGCCGGAGGACgctgacgccgccgcgccggcaggGGGGCTCGTCTTCGAGGTCGACCCGTCCGACGGTGCCTGCCGGCTGGTGTTCTCCTGCGACGCCGCGTTCGCGCTCCCCGGCGCCCGCGGGGCCCCGGCGGTGCTGCGCTGCGACGTCAAGCTCGAGTTCTCCTTCCTCGAGATCGCCGAGGTCATGGCGTTCCAGGCCGACGACTCGCTGCTCCTCCGGCTCTCCGCCGCGCCCTTGCTGTACTACCGTACGGCAGCCGACGACGTCCACCAACCGGTGCCCTTCCACCTGcccgacgacgatgacgacccATGGATACGGACCACCGACATCACCCCCAGCGGCGCGATCGGGCGGTGCTGGGTGTACAGGGTCTCGTTCAGGGCGTGGTGTTGGCCGAAGATGAAGGACGCACTGGCGTGCATGAAGAGGCAGGAAGTGCCTGTCGTGTTCTGCGACATTGGGCGTCGGGGGCTCAATGTCAACGATGAGCCAGCGTTCGGGCAACCAACGGAGGACCTGTTCTTCTGCGTGGAGCGTGAGGGGCTAAGGTTTCCCGTGTTGTTCTTGGTTAATGTGCTGGTGCACAAGGGAATAGTGAATGAACACCAGCTCACGTCGGAGTTCTTTGGTTTGCTGgagaaagaagatgatgatgtgaATGTGGCTGCATTGACAGAACTGTTGGGAGAGAAATTGCAAGTGTTTTATTTATGCAGGAGGCTAAAGAATGCGCAGGACAGGGCTGCCAAGAACAACAGACTTCTTCATCTTCACGGCAGCAGAAAGGTTACTGGTGATCACAATGCCGTGGTGCGAAGCATGATGATCACTCCCACCAGGGCATATTGCCTGCCGCCTCAAGTAGAGCTCTCTAACCGTGTTATCCGACATTATCATCGAGTGGCAGACCGGTTCCTGAGGGTAACTTTCATGGATGAGGGTATGCAGCCACTGAACATCAACGCGCTGAACTTCTGTGTGGCGCCGATAGTCAAGGACATGATGTCAAActcgccccagcagaagacaaCAGTTCATAGGCGTGTCCAAACAATTTTGACGAAGGGTTTCTGCATGTGTGGCAGGAAGTACTCATTCCTTGCATTCTCATCGAACCAGCTGAGGAAGAGGTCAGCTTGGTTCTTTGCGGAGGATGGCACAACATCGACTGCAAGCATTAGACAGTGGATGGGACAGTTCCCTAGTAATAATGTCGCGAAGCACGCTGCTCGAATGGGGCAGTGCTTCACATCTACATATGCAACAGTAACGATGCAACCGGATGAGGTCAATGAGTTTCTTGAGGATGTTAAGCGTAATGGATACAATTTCTCTGATGGAATTGGCAAAATCACGCCAGGCCTCGCAATGGAAGTTGCTAAGAGGTTGCCTCTGATGCATAACTATCCCCCATCTGCGTACCAGATCAGATATGCAGGATTCAAGGGTGTTCTTGCTGTCTGGCCAGGAAAAAATGATGGGATACAAATTTCCCTTAGGCCAAGCATGAGGAAGTTTGAGTCTACCCACTTGGTGTTAGAAGTGGTGTCCTGGACAAAGTTCCAACCAGCATACCTGAACCGCCAGATTATAACATTGCTGACCTCCTTGGGTGTTCCTGATGCTATCTTTTGGCAAATGCAGGAGGCAATGCTTCATAATCTCGACAGAATTTTATCAGACAGAGATGTTGCTTACCAGGTTGTAACAAACTGTTGCTCTGAGCATGCAACCATACCAGCACTGATGCTTAGTGCTGGGTTTACTCCTGCAACTGAGCCACACCTGAAGGCAATGCTTTTAGCTATAAGATCCTCACAGCTTCAGGGTCTTTTGGAGAAAACAAAGATTTTTGTGCCCAAGGGAAGGTGGTTGATGGGCTGCCTTGATGAACTTGGGATCCTTGAGCAAGGGCAATGTTTTATTCGGGCCTCAGTGCCGTCACTCAACAAATATTTTGTGAAGCATGACTCAAGAATTTCCTCGGCAAACAAAAGTGCAGAGGTTATTGTAGGTACAATTGTGATGGCAAAGAATCCCTGCCTTCATCCTGGGGATGTCCGTATCCTTGAAGCAGTAGATGTGCCTGAACTGCATCACCTTGTTGATTGCTTGGTCTTCCCCAAGAAAGGTAAGAGGCCGCACCCCAATGAAGCGTCTGGGAGTGATCTTGATGGGGATGTCTACTTTGTGACATGGGATAAAAATCTTGTGCCTCCGAGGAAAAAGAGCTGGCCACCTATGGATTACTCCCCGGTTGAAGCAAAACAGCTACCGCGCAGAGTACGTCAACATGTAAGTTCAACTATTCTTGGCATGCTGGCAATTCTTTCCTAAAATATTTGTTCAATTTAGATGTCTTCCGTATCATGTCTGATTATTTAGTATTTTGCTTCAAGTGAGATGAAGTAGCATGTTGATTCAAGCTAGTTCATTAACCTTGTCGTGAAAAACAGGTGGACACATATGGTTGTGAAAATAATATTATTCTTGTGACTGACACAAATGCAAGGGATGCTAATCTGGTAGTGGCTGTTTGTATTGGATTTGGATTAGCATTGTGATTGTCTGGTTGCAAAATAtgaacaccccccccccccctcagtCGTTAAAAAAAGGGTCTATTTTCCTAGCTCCAAGTACTGCTTGTCTACTTAAACCCCTAAAATTCCGAATCAGTCAACTCCTCTGAATTATTTAATTGGAAGTTCACCACAAAGGACAAACTGTTTTTTTTCTCATCATACATGGTTGTATTttttagttcaaattttgtgtaATGAGAGATGATATCGTAACCTATGTTAGAGAAATAATTTGGTGATTATTTTATTACTTTCATGCGTTTCATATCTCAACTCTTAAGCCTATACTAATCATAAAATGGTGACTTACAGACATTGAGAGTGTCTCCAACACACAGCTTAAACCACCAATATTAAATGTCATTTCTTGTTCAAAATCTGAATATCTTTAATTGAGAATAAAATCTATACATTATGTACTCATATTCATTTTTCCAATTTAATCCTTTGGGACAACATTAATGGAAAAATTTAAAATTGTATGGCAGCACACAAATATCAATTATTTTTTACCGGAGGAAATACCTGGTATTCACTACGTAGAGATAGGGGCTCATGGTAGAGGTAATTCTGAAAAGTAGCAGTCAGCAAACCTGATGTGAGAACTTATTGATCTGGTTTTCAGTGTGGCTTGATTTTTTGTAGAGGAAGTGCAATTATTGATTATTAT containing:
- the LOC117859987 gene encoding probable RNA-dependent RNA polymerase SHL2, which translates into the protein MVVPREPAATAQVSVGGFRTGLSARGLADHLESVAGRVWRCRVKASCAPPDTYPDFQFQRRRRLLPAADASGRAAPSRSPSYTPRRRRAPDGDYDDDDGDGDAAFRGAPSPCRPAAPPHAFVHFAHPEAARRAAAGSELIVRAQNGNGSARAAARHRDTAEPFRFAGSRVELGNLWAPDAFAVAWRAPEPEDADAAAPAGGLVFEVDPSDGACRLVFSCDAAFALPGARGAPAVLRCDVKLEFSFLEIAEVMAFQADDSLLLRLSAAPLLYYRTAADDVHQPVPFHLPDDDDDPWIRTTDITPSGAIGRCWVYRVSFRAWCWPKMKDALACMKRQEVPVVFCDIGRRGLNVNDEPAFGQPTEDLFFCVEREGLRFPVLFLVNVLVHKGIVNEHQLTSEFFGLLEKEDDDVNVAALTELLGEKLQVFYLCRRLKNAQDRAAKNNRLLHLHGSRKVTGDHNAVVRSMMITPTRAYCLPPQVELSNRVIRHYHRVADRFLRVTFMDEGMQPLNINALNFCVAPIVKDMMSNSPQQKTTVHRRVQTILTKGFCMCGRKYSFLAFSSNQLRKRSAWFFAEDGTTSTASIRQWMGQFPSNNVAKHAARMGQCFTSTYATVTMQPDEVNEFLEDVKRNGYNFSDGIGKITPGLAMEVAKRLPLMHNYPPSAYQIRYAGFKGVLAVWPGKNDGIQISLRPSMRKFESTHLVLEVVSWTKFQPAYLNRQIITLLTSLGVPDAIFWQMQEAMLHNLDRILSDRDVAYQVVTNCCSEHATIPALMLSAGFTPATEPHLKAMLLAIRSSQLQGLLEKTKIFVPKGRWLMGCLDELGILEQGQCFIRASVPSLNKYFVKHDSRISSANKSAEVIVGTIVMAKNPCLHPGDVRILEAVDVPELHHLVDCLVFPKKGKRPHPNEASGSDLDGDVYFVTWDKNLVPPRKKSWPPMDYSPVEAKQLPRRVRQHDIIDFFLKNMISEILGLISNAHVVHADYSKYGAMDDKCIQLAELAATAVDFPKTGKMVTMPPSLRPQEYPDFMGKEDDISYKSEKILGKLYRSIQQYNLGRSLEDSIRNDVPYDTKLEVPGASHFLADAWQCKCSYESQLNGLLNQYGVRTEAEVVTGEIYSLTERNKKKKNEIKERLKHAHSKLHQEFRNIFESIGADHGEISDDKKNLVYEMKASAWYQVTYHPYWIQFSRKMTEFDGKEMPARLSFAWIAVDYLAHIKMRCRGEVDASSKDRSLHFLRRYGQGREVSCLSEARPLCHFALPI